Proteins encoded in a region of the Flavobacterium sp. MDT1-60 genome:
- a CDS encoding S41 family peptidase produces MANGDFNWDQQLLDILPKIDKAQTKAEFSLVLENWIDDLGPIKEIGPITVPKDVRFFDKNFDLRWINSNKLFSKKLSKKLKFIEENRFQGKQFYVEGKEHVENVSLINERYDDPNFNDKNSKLRMIFMYWNVVEYFFPFKYLMSQKWDETLTETLPEVVKAESQNDFYTVMKKMISKMDDSHTEFFVYPSASTSGERRRFFPADGKIIDEKIVVTEILGDSLAEAYNIKVGDVITKINDKTIKDFISEKRDLICASNEAAYLDKLAKIVLVNPSDNVKVEFLKDGKYETKEMIWFDYHDSHRNEFKKGAMKKRDKFKFLGNNIGYVDMGIIKPKNIPAMIEALKASKAIVFDMRNYPNGTFREISQFLNPQEKEFAIYTRPYYGYPGKFIWDGSTKSGSENKDNYKGKVIVLLNEKSISQSEWTAMCFQTAGNTTIIGSQTAGADGNVSQFDFKGFHTLFSGIGVYYPDGRETQRIGIVPDIEVKPTIKGIKEGKDEVLDRALVFIETGK; encoded by the coding sequence TGGCGATTTCAATTGGGATCAACAGCTTTTGGATATTTTACCAAAAATTGATAAGGCACAAACTAAAGCAGAGTTCTCTTTAGTTCTGGAAAACTGGATTGATGATTTAGGGCCCATAAAAGAAATTGGGCCAATTACTGTACCAAAAGATGTCCGGTTTTTTGATAAAAATTTTGATTTAAGATGGATTAACAGTAATAAATTGTTTTCAAAAAAGCTTTCGAAGAAACTTAAATTTATTGAAGAAAACAGATTTCAGGGCAAACAGTTTTATGTTGAAGGAAAAGAACATGTTGAGAATGTTTCTTTGATAAATGAGCGTTATGATGATCCCAATTTTAATGATAAAAATTCAAAACTGCGAATGATATTTATGTATTGGAATGTTGTCGAATACTTTTTTCCGTTTAAATATTTAATGAGTCAGAAATGGGATGAAACTTTAACAGAAACATTGCCTGAGGTTGTCAAAGCTGAAAGTCAGAATGATTTTTACACAGTAATGAAGAAGATGATTTCAAAAATGGATGACAGCCATACAGAGTTTTTTGTATATCCTTCAGCTTCTACAAGCGGAGAAAGAAGAAGATTTTTTCCTGCTGATGGAAAAATAATTGATGAAAAAATAGTGGTAACAGAAATTTTAGGCGACAGTCTGGCCGAGGCTTATAACATAAAAGTAGGCGATGTAATCACAAAAATAAATGACAAAACAATTAAGGATTTTATCTCAGAAAAAAGAGATTTAATCTGTGCTTCAAATGAGGCTGCTTATTTAGATAAACTAGCAAAGATTGTCTTGGTGAATCCCTCAGATAATGTTAAAGTAGAATTTTTGAAAGATGGAAAATACGAAACAAAAGAAATGATTTGGTTTGATTATCATGATTCTCACAGGAATGAATTTAAAAAGGGAGCCATGAAAAAGAGAGACAAGTTTAAGTTTTTGGGTAATAATATAGGCTATGTCGATATGGGGATTATAAAACCGAAAAATATTCCAGCAATGATTGAAGCTTTAAAAGCTTCCAAAGCAATTGTTTTTGATATGAGAAATTATCCAAACGGAACTTTTAGAGAGATATCGCAATTTTTAAATCCGCAGGAAAAAGAATTTGCCATTTATACCCGCCCATATTATGGTTATCCTGGTAAATTTATTTGGGATGGCTCAACGAAAAGCGGTTCTGAAAACAAAGATAATTACAAAGGAAAAGTGATTGTTTTGCTTAACGAAAAATCAATCAGTCAATCTGAATGGACGGCAATGTGCTTCCAGACGGCGGGCAATACGACAATTATTGGAAGTCAGACAGCTGGAGCAGATGGAAATGTAAGCCAGTTTGATTTTAAGGGATTTCATACCTTGTTTTCAGGAATTGGGGTTTATTATCCAGATGGAAGAGAAACACAAAGAATTGGTATCGTTCCGGATATTGAAGTAAAACCAACAATCAAAGGAATTAAGGAAGGAAAAGATGAGGTTTTGGATCGTGCTTTGGTTTTTATTGAAACTGGGAAATAA